agattcctaacgggtcttatttaagttgtaacttagaccggttagttttaaggaaaggtttacggaTCGAAACACAAGATttagcgaagaccggattagaatgtgatttagacctgacaagtatgaagacttgtataatatgggtaaactaaacacaatctggattttgaagtaaaaatgataaggtttgatccgtttcggttaatttatgcaaactagttacataaaccgtaccgaatgcgaaaaatgcataacatgtaaccaaaagagtcatgaacatgtttcacaagttgatatgccttaaatatgttgtgatatcagtaggataccttccattatgcccaaaacggatttaaaatcaatttaagccccgtaggggtatttggccattttaaaggttataaaagaggttaaatgacAATCTTAGGTTCTCGTCTAAAATGATTagcaaaaatatttattttagtaggttatatcagtaagatatcatatatgtgtgaaacttatcatttatggctaaactatgcaccataggggcattttggtcatttcacataagccttaaaggtcaaatttggaaatctgagttcaaaacttttacttactgttaaagtataaaattttattcataacattagtagGTAACAAGCTTTAGGTGCCAAATATGgtttttaaaccatactatgtgCCTAAgtcgcataaaagtcggtatttgacggtATTCGGGTTAAAtaagtaaatctgagattttgaacAGCCTTGACTGTTTAAAagaatttatttaatatataaaatcaatagaaaaggtttgatatgtaaaggatgtgtaaaactcattttattagcaaaaaggccATAACCGTAAATTACCGAGTCAatgcataactcctaatttatgatcagtttaaaattcaacaaaaaccttcaaaaatccctaaatattatattacatcagtgggcaaaaggtttggtgtcataATTTGGTTTAAAATAGGTTTTATGCCAAAAATGCCGTTTAATTGATAATAAGGCTTTaatttacgatattgagcataactcctaatttagatCTCAAACTAATGTCAATtttttaggacatgtttataaataagtaataaaggtttttgtcctctcacattttcaaaaatctcgttttttaatcaaaagggcataatggtcaacttttaagcaaattaacggaaacatgcaatgaactaggatttctaacgaaccaagttgtataaccttggagggttatactaacatataatacggtcctaaaggaatcctaaggcatatttaaactaagctaaatcaggtcagaactgaaagtcaaagaaaaagtctacttttgcgactttcggttccgaaccgatcCTAAAATCAGAATTGTTGGGTTGAACGtgcctagacatgttcaattaatatttaccaagttattaaagtgacaaaactgattttatttcCTTTACATTATTAGTTATGGATTTTGTTTAAAACCCgactcgtttgacttttattttaattactttgacccgacaattaactaagcaaacatggtaattaggaggtgcccttttgagggtttaatgcctacctaattacgatcacgtagccatgttcgttgcgaacaatggttttatcgtttaaaagtcaaagcgtttatcatAAACGCTTGACGTTTCGGCTTTTTAAGCCAAATAATATTAACTAgtcacgaaaggacacttacgaagggtccaaTGGACTGAAGGAGGTTCTCAAAAAGTTCAAGATCCTCTTAGAATCAGAGAGCAAGCTGATTTGGAAAGATGGTGTGCTTGAACAAATGAAACCCACCAtctatttatagttttcgggAAGCTACGGATGAGTGCCAAGTGTCAGAAGGGTTATCAAGATTATAACAAGTGTAAAATGGTTTCATAAATCAGGTAGCAAGCCCCTAGAATCGAATATGTGAGTATGGGAAACCAATTTCAACGAAAACCAGCAACAAAAACAACCTGGCTGCAACTGCTGATGGGTCGCATCCCGCGTAAGCCGGCCCATcaggctacgcggcccgcctagaaGTCCAGCCCAACCAAAACTCTGGCAGAAATGCCGAAATGGTCTCGGTCTTCATGTAATTGCCATTATGACACCTTCAAGGCCCGTTAACCCCAAATGAAGGccctaaaatgaagttaaagtatagggaacatgaaacatgctcgaaagtatgccggatgtcggtttgtttggtcgtacggttgcgttgttcggctaattacgacgaaacacgaacggacgcgaaaaatgatccaaaatatgcgacgaatggaattttatcatgccaataactaaaataaaatattttagtgattacataaatgtttggatgtccggatatattcagaacgtaagatatgcgcgaaaatacaaacttgtgcactttttgacgcttttagtccctacttgacttaaaagtttatttttacgCACCAAACACcactaagcctatatctaagctatgtaaaggatatttagggcatgtttaacttatgatcatattccggaaggtttgGTGTCATATGAATTggtatacttttgcagtttgacgcaattagtccccctaatgcgcaaacttgagtatatcatcgtttaatagcatcgaagccttatctaatccatattaggcattcttgggagtattattaaacatcacgattcTTTGGGTTCGTagaaaggtcattcagaggtataattaaacatattgacgcttttaaccccttaaacttgcaaagttgcgcgtaacgtcatTTAAAGGCATAAAAGCCTTAGACGGCCAAcaattggcattcccgagagtataatcaaatatcatgaagctcccggtttgttaaaaggtcactcagaggtaagaattaacatgttgacgcttttagcccttcatcgcgcaaactttcaattaattacgcaaacaaCTATACTCGATCAataagtggctcatttgtgaatataaataccGTAAAAGGTTATTCAGAGACTTATActaagcatgttgacacttttagtcctttcgcattcaaagttttcaatttttcaaaaaattaatcCCTTAATTTCAACGTTTGACTTCATTAAGGTTAtctacacgtgtcaatacatcattggacgtgattttacgaggtgttacattctcacccccttaaaagaaatctcgaccttgagATTTGCTGAAATAATGGAAGTACTTTCTGACGTATCATGGACTTAACCTTCATAGTATATTTGGGCCTCTAAGGGCATCTTAGTTGACCAATACAATAGGTACATACTCTCTttcggagcttcttaacctgtcgatccttaatCTATACAGGTTTCTCATCAACCCATAAATTTTCATTAGtctgcatatcattatgtgataatgcttctTGTCTTATCGgcgaaacatatccttaaatcaCTAGTGTGGGACACATTGATTTCCATCAAGCTCCCCAGGTAAGTTTTAGCTTATAGTTTACCAATCTTGATATATTCGATTTCCTCGAATGATTCTATATATCCAGGGCTTAACTAGCCCACTGTATTAAAATTTCAGCACACCCTTCTTAGGGCGATACCTTCaattgaaccttattccttattaaGGACTTAAGAGGGTTGCGACTTTCATCAATCCTTGATTTTCCGCCGATTACTAACAACTTTCAGGTGATTATGAATTAgtatgatcttattcgttgtttccaaggcaactttcagatcctgataattggacttaccaaacTTTTTTCTAACAACAGATGTTTGACATCTCATCTAAACGAGGTCTCCAAGGGAGCAGCCTTGATGCTTACATACTAACTATTAGTTATAGGAGAGCTtatttaaggtgagatggttattccaactaCTGCTTAAAACcaatcttaaggaatagctaatccttatagttagtcgaacaaatcgacgattctgggcagctgatggcgatccttaattgttgcctaaatagggttgcagtaatcaatgcataagcaaaatgaaccgtctttcttaattaacaataCCGAATTATCCGAATATTGAATTAGGCTTTATGAACCTTTATCTTAAAACTCACTTAATCGGGGTTTCTATTCTTCCAATAATGATGGTACTAATCGTCATGGAGATTTCACAATAATGCAGCCCTATGTGGGATGTATATCTTAACTCTACTTGTCTCAGGAGGTAAACAAGGTAGTCTTTGGAGAAGATAGTCAAGACATGAGGAGATTACATAGATTTTTCAAATCTCAGGCTCCGGTTCATTTATCAATGCCTGTGTCAGATAAGTGACACATTTGCTTTACAAATCCATGGATACATTATTCAGTGACACTTATTTGGACATTTCccttctggatatcttctttgaataccattagctaactttagtacaatatgaccattgggatatctcagtggttccatgcattaaacctcgatactgatcaggcatggaagcaatctatggaacatattaagatacaccaatccttATATGACACTTTCATCATACAGTCTGGTATTTGCAATTGATAGAAATCAAAGAGATATCAACTAACATATACTGACGTACTCCATCTGGAGAGAGGGTATTCTAGGATTTTATGACTGAAGATTTCAGACAGGAATAAAAGAAATGATTCCTATGATTTTCGTCTGTAAGTTTTACTTACACTTAATCTCTGGGGTTCTTATGGAAGGTTTTAAAGGTTTGCTATACTTACCATTTATGAAGGATTTATTGGTACCCGAATCAAAACAGAACTCTTAGCATTTATATTACTGATAAATGATAAGGAATGTACCTGATGACATTATTGATATGAACTACCTCTGGCATCCATCAGGATAGTTTAAATGCTTTCATTCGTAGGCTTTCTATCCTTAGCCACACCTCTcttgacatatttagggcacaTAGTCTTGGTGTGGCCTTTCTCGTTACAACCGAAGCAGAATGCATCCTTCATGTCCTTGCAATCCTACGTTTTATGCTCATTtcatttgcagatcccacaagccctagGCTGCGATTGGGATTTTGATTCGAACCTGCACCTTCCTAGATGGCGCTTTTTGAAGGTCTTGCATACAGGTTTCTTATTAGACTCTTGCTTACCCTTTTTCTTAGAAATCTGGGAGTTATCTTccttccttttcctttttagttcatcctttgcatTCGAGGCATGAACAAGATCCTTCTCGTGAGTAAGGGAGTGTAATCTTAAATGGGATTTGGAGCAAGTAGCATTGGGCTCTTTGAACTTTTTCATGACCTTTCTCACAGGTTTTCCAGCAGCTGCGTCAATCATAGCTTGGAGAACATCTTTGTCAATTTTGAGGTTCACAATTGTAGCTTCATTAGCATGTGTCGCAtcatcaatggcgcgattgacGGTTGTCTTATCTGATTTGTCATACTCTAGACTTGGTTCCTAACACCAAATGAAACAATTACTTAGTTCCAATCCAACAACCGCTATTCATCATCCTGATGACCCTACATATACTGACCATGGTATCATTAAACCATACAGGCTAATATAGTACGAACATTCCTAATGaatgttattaaatatatatatcaattatatttagcctaggccataaaaagaccatcaatggcatttaaggtttggacctagtccattacCTTTTTGACAGAGGATCAAAATGTCACATCTGTCTTGATCATATGGATGATTTTGGATAGCTTGGAAGCTTGCCATAAGGATAttggaaaagagtgattcctaatggatataaagcatCCATCTAAAATTGTTGAAGCAGTCTCTAAAGTATCAATGGCCAATTCTACCTCGCGTCATATGTCTAGAGTCCTAACAGGCGGATACCATAGTTTACAACATTTATTGTCCATAATAGACTTATCTGTGCCAGAATCAAACAAATTCCTGCATAGCATCATTGATATGGAAAGGTACGTGTTATGATGTTATCTTTCTGCACTGCCTCCTGGGTGTTCATCTGGAAGACTCACGCGTTTgttttcttggcctcttcaggcttcttctgattcctagggcagttagtcttgatatatcccttctcgttgcaaccataataggttgcatctttcaacttcttgcaatccaaggttCTATGTTCcttagacttgcagatcccacaaggtAGAGTCTGAGATTCAAATCTACATTTCCcaaggtggtatttcctacaggttttgcACCTGGTCTTTTCACCCGACTGCTGGTTGTCCTTCTTAATTCCGGAATTCTTCTTATGATCAGAGTTCCCCTTTTTCTTCTTATCGGAGCGATGAGGATTCTCATCGTCCCTTTTACGCTTTCCATCATCAGAAGCTTTAGCAGCCTTGTTTCTGACCACATCAAGTGTGAGAGATAATGACAGATCTGTCGCTGACCTGAACGTAGTAGGTCTCGATGCTTTCACActtgccttgatttctggggctagacccccaataaaacgAGCTATACGCTTCGGTTCCGGTGTGATcaagtaaggaaccaatcgagacatggtattgaaacttgtaagatatgcttgacaatctaaattcttcATGACCAATGTCAAGAATTCAGTCTCGATTTTtccaacttcatgttgaggacaaaaattttctttgataagagcaacaaactgatcccaagtcaAGTTGTACAACGGGATCTTCCCTGTAGCCTGGATTagtgacctccaccaagctagagcttctcctttaaaagattgtgaaacaaacttcacaatgacttgctctgcacatccactaatatcaacaacggtgtccatctcatcgagccatgtcatgcaatcgatggctcctttttctcctgtgaagtctctaggcttgcaggagacaaaatatttatatgaacaggttTTAACACGTGGCTCTTGATTAAGCACCACCTGTCTAGACGGAACACTCCTCTGATTCGATGAGTGATGAGAATTGTCCTTATGAGATACATGCGTTTGGGAAGGTTGTTTTGCATGAGGTACAGACTGGGTCTTGGTGCATGTACCACTTGATTCATTATACTGTCTGTCAAGAGCTCGAGTAAcggcattatctattaatgcctGCAGTTCTGCACCAGCTATATTAACTCTGGTAGTATCATTATTCTCCCTCAGTTGGCTGTTAACCTCATCTGATCCAGctatgtagcttgattgctacataaatattatttattCAGAAGTCTATTATGGAATTGTCacttatggcaattcattaaccatggaaattttaaaccatattggttaatttaatttatttaaattatattttatccCAGTTATAAACTATTAAGGATATTgaaatggcacaaaaggccttgtcacgaggacagttttgaatttataagccatgacctaatgggatcgaggcattaaggtttgaacacAGTGTATTACCTCTCTTGAtagagagtcaaagactacaactgtcttttgtcttttaggACAATAGATATAGCCCGTAGGCAGTTCATCACTAAGGGATGTTTATGATATGATCATCTTATCTGATGAtttaagccatgatttctaaatcactaggctagataagaaattggaagaatccaatataagaaTGACTTGTGCGATTTCACATTTGCCAGGAGtgctaacatgttttcagatgttaacaagggtTTAAATCTTATAAAGGTTTTACCGTCTAGGCCATGTCTAaatgacatataggctaggttataccttcaagattttcTTTCAATATTCAAAGGCAGATTAATTacaaaaggaatgatattttgatttattttatatgttatattcatacatataaggataaatgaaaattttaaattataaCATTCCATTAAATGGAAAAAGTACATAGATGCCCTAAACGGGATTTTTAAACAAGAAATTTGTCCACATAGGAACTAAAAGATAAacatgtccttataaggactaataaagAAATGAAGTGCAACAAAAGAGTTTCTTCTTCACTTTATTTTTGGAAATTTTCTCCTTGGTTCTCTATGTGCGGTACGAATACTGAAGGTTTTTTGTGGGTAGACCAAATCTTCTATATTAGGAATCCTTGCAATAGTGGAATCCAAGGATTTTATGGTTAATGAATAATACGAATCATGAATAAAGTCAGGACAGGTATAATCCAAGTTTGGGATTCCAAGACTTGGAGGTAAGAAATATGAGTCCTTTGGGTCTATAGGTATTATCTTTGGAGCGGGAGCTTCAGGGACATCTGTTATGAACTCCTCCGATGTTCGCTTCTCATTTGAAGTTTCAAAAGTCTTGGGTATAGAATTTGAAATATGATTAATGGGTTCAAAAGGTCCTTTCTCCATACTGATCGTATGCTAATTCGAGCTGTAGTACGAAGCTTTACATTTTTAAACTTCGGATTTGGAGAGCCTCCACCAATGGCATCTTTGCTCGGCGACACGATCCTGAGATGCATAAATATCGAAAACAATATATACATATAACATGGATGAAATCATTCCTAGTTCatgtctagactcggaagtcaaggaatgtgctactgtgtcattgagattaaacacaaaaggctagtgtttaattcactcaatgttggctctgataccaacctgttacaccccgatatttccacgtattaccggtgggggagtatcgtgacgtagttgatatcatcatagtcaaataattacacttcaatgcacagcggaagtctaaagtaaatatattacaaaccgattcaaAAGTAACATCAAATATTACAAACGGATTGTAAGAaccgcctgtggatccatcttACAATCCGTTTGTAATATTTGATGTTACTTttgaatcggtttgtaatatatttactttagacttccgctatgcattgaactgtgattatttgactgtgatgatatcaactacgtcacgatactccccaccgggctcaccggtaatacgtggaaatatcggagTGTGACACACAAGGATAATGCTTAAGGCAAACTCTTACACTAtgttcccgagtctcatttaacaaggggaggggaaggaaaattttctctcctaatctctccaatttgggaggatgaatatatatatttggtCATATCTTCTtcccttcccccccccccccattaaatgaaactcgggaccatggtttttcatattttcatctctttggggaaggaaaattttctctcctaatctctccaatttgggaggatgaatatatatatttggtCATATCTTCTtcccttcccccccccccccattaaatgaaactcgggaccatggtttttcatattttcatctcttttccctcccatccccctgttaaatgagactcAGGAACAGAGTAATGTTgcaccaaaaccaaaaccaaaatcaaaatcaaaatcaaaacttttttttttatgatAATCTCAATTgttcattccacacgaaaaagggcaattacaaagcaatggcaggtagtcgtgcaacaagttgcgccgccacccccttttgaatagaaaaaccaattctactaaataccaaaatcaaaatcaaaattaaaaCCAAATACAATTTAATGTTGTGCCGCTAGTTTTTCTTCCCCACAACAAGACTTGGTGCAGATCAAACTCTTCCACAAGTAGATCAATAAACATGGATAGAATAGAGCTTACGATGATAACTGATAAATCGATTAGGGTTTTATTATTATGAAaagttaatatataaaataaagaatAAATAAGACTATAAATAGAGAAATTGTTTAAGGTAACTAGCTAAATTAGCTAAACAATAAATTCAATACAAAATAAGTCCACAGATTTTAACAGTTTTTACTAGAAGAACCCCGATAAATCTATATAACGAAGCTGGAGAATCTTTTAACATATAAGTAAGACGAGGAATGTTAGTCAACTTCAATAACAATGTCAACGTATACACAAGCCTTGGCAGTTTTATAGTTTATATCTAATCATTCTCGAAACTAACTATAAAATTccacataattttttttatcaaaaaaaaaaaaaacccaattttCATAAATCCAACGTTTATACACACGAGTTGAAAAAGAATATATCCAGAGGAATCTaagttttttaaaataaaaccaaATCTTGGCTGTTGAGGTTTCCGGGAAACTGCCCATCCATATTGTGTGAAAGCAGTTGATGCCCCAAATGGCTTGGATCGCATCTTTATCATTCTTGTTTCCTCCGCCCAtcccatttttaattttttatcttCAGATTAAACTGTTTTTATATTTGAAATGCTTGCTATAATCCTAATTTATAAACCTTTTTCCCAAGAGGTTCTGGTTTATTTAAAATGGCTGTCTTGGTTTAGAACATTGAAAAAAAGTCGTCGGCTTCATTGAGGTACGTGGTTTATTTCAAGTATTTCGTTTTTCGAGTTCTATTTGTAGAATGAGTGATCTGAATGCATGGTTCACTACATATCCAGTCAATGCTGCTAAAACAATTCAACGTGTTGAATTTTCACAGTAACATCATCAGAACTATTATTAATAACTGTAAGCTTAAGCCCTTAGAATTAAAAAACTAGAGGTGTAAGTTGAATGATTCCTTTAGGGGTTTGATGCAAGATATTTGTTTTACAGATATGGGCAGGGAAGGGGTAGATGACGATCCTGAGATTCGGTCCTCTCGAGCTCGTTATTCTGGTCTGGTTAGACGCAAAGCCTACGAATTTGATGGACTTGGGGATTATTGTGATAAAGAATGGGATCTAATGGAGGGAGATGGGAAAAAGTTCTGTTGGTATCATGTTGAACTTCCTAAAGGGAACCAAAAGCTTTCTCAATCAGCACAATACTTAATTGATGTTCTTTGTCCGCCATTGAAGCTGCAGGACATTCTTTCTTTAGTTAGCAATGGACCCTATTGTGCTCATGTTGATGGGGCACTTGTGTTCAGGGTCAACTCCCCTGCTCCACCCTCTAGCAACTTTACGTTCAGATTAGCTGCTAGAGTTACTCAAAATTCAGTTATTACTGTGTCGTTAGGCCGAGTGCCCAGATTGGGCTTCTCCCCTGTCGGTCAATCTCTTCTCTCTGAGATTCCAAGTGTCGAGAGTCCTAAATTTGGCATGGATAGGGGCGGCATAGTCATCAAAGAACATGTTCTTGATTTCTTGTTGACAATGAATCATTCTGAAGAGGCTGACAATCCTGTTCCTAAATCTGTCTCCAATCTTGTTGTTCATATTATTGACACACATGTGGATCATCTTGAGGATGTTGTTACTAAACTTGAGATTGAGCTTGATTCTGTAGAAGTTGATTTGGATAAAGGTAATTCTAAAACTCGAATCTTGAGATCAAAGTTTTGGTAGTTTTAATATATGTTTACAAATTTTAGGTGGCTTTTCTTTAAAGAGACAACTGTTGGACAACAGAAGATTTCCAAAAATGCATCTAGAATTGCAACGCCTTCTGCAGGTAGTTTCCGACACCTTTTAAGCATGGAAAAATAACACAATATAGTGAAAAAAAGGTGGGCGTTTGTAGGTGATTGCACACGGGGAACAAGTGTTCCCGAGGGTGAAAGAAAAGTGTTCTGTAAAAGATTGGTTTGGAAATGAAGACATCAATTCACTTGAAGAGTTGATTGGTCGACTCAGAAGACTAAAGGAGAATGTTGGATTCATAAGCAATCGTGTGACAGCCGTCCAAGCGGGTCTTGACAGCTGGCAGGCTGAACAAATCAACAGAAAACTATACTGCCTGTCTTTCCTCTCCATCATATTCCTTCCTCTATCCATCATCACAGGATGTAAGTCCATAAAAGTTATTTAATCTTTATGATCAACTGAAAGTTACTGAAAGTGTTTAAATGACATGACAGTGTTTGGGATGAATGTGGGAGGCGTCCCTTGGACACAACAAAGAGACCCGAAGCTGAAAAATGGTTTTAGAAACGTGATGTTGGTTTGTGTTGGGACATTGATTCTTGTGCTTTTATGCTTCTTGTTTCCGTTTTTGTATGGCCGAATAAACGGTTGGAGAAAACAAAGAGCTTTAAAAAGAAACTGGTCTATCAACAGGaaatccttcctcaaaagaaccATTGGAGGTGGAGAAAGAGGAGGCGGCTACCTTCGGCTTTAATTGTAATTCAAAAGCTTCTCCTTTGATCTTGGATTATATCTATATGTAGTGATTGTTGTTAATTTATGTAGGCTTGTAATTTACACTAGAACAAAACGTTTTGAATTTGATTTAGTAATTAAATCCAGATCATGACATCAAACATATTTGCTCTAGGTTTATTTGGAAGTAAAAAACAAGTCTGTCACTTAAACACAAGATGCAATGCAATGCTATGGAGAGAATCTAATACATAATTAAGACATGCCTCAGATGAATTCTTTAGCACCTGTTTCTGGATTCAATGTGACAGCCATTGCTTGATATGGCTGTTGCAATGGCTGTGCTACTGCTACAACCGGAGCATGGGCCTGGGTGGTGTAGTAAATCTGCCTTCCGGCACCCGCCACCTGACCATACGCTGAATCCGTCACCACTTCTGTATATGTCTGTGCTACAAACTGTTGCTGTGGTGGCGCTATGGTCTGTGGTTGTGGTATAACGTTGTAAAGTGGTTGGTCTGGCACTGTGGtctgtggttgtggttgtggtataACATTGTAAAGTGGTTGGTCTGGAACCGGCATCCTTTGGTAGTAGTATCCATTGGCATTGGGGGTGTGATACACACTGGCAGGCGGAGCCTGAAACATGTAAACGGGTTGTTGATGTTGATCCGGTGAAATTTGAGGAGCTGTCTCTTTTGGGACATAAGCAGTGAGATTCTCATTACTTGGTTTCCTGTATAGAGGTGGTTCTGCAATTCCAAGTTTCTGTAGGTCGTGGATATGTTTCTGAATTCGATCATCGATAACCGCCGCAGCATCTGGCTCCTGTTCCGGGATCTGAACCATTTCTTTTTCCAAACCCAACATCAGTTCCTTGGACTGAAGATGGCCAGAATTCAAGGCATCCATAGTAGTGGAACCAAAACTATTGACCGGAGTTAACGCTGGGCTTTGACCGTTAGCAGGCAAGAGAAAGAGCCTCAACTTAGCCGGAGAAGGCAAGCGATCATGCTCGTGCATCATGTGTGCCAGATCATCATCGTTGGTGACGGAAATCAAGGCGTCAAGATCTTCACCCGGCAGCTGGTACTTGAAAGAGACGTCGGTGTGGCATAAGGCCTTTAACTTGGCAATGAGAGTAGCGAAAGTGACAGAACGATGAACGGCTAGGATCTTAGTCTCTCCACCGACATAGGAGAGCTGGTTATCATGAGGCCTAGGCTTGATTTTACCTCCATAACTGCACATAAACTTGACCTTGCAGACATTGTCAAAGTCTGCATCAGTACGCGAGTGTGGTGAGGAGTCACCGGAGTCGGCATAGGAGTAGTTGTCCATGAGGATGGATGAAGTTACTATGAATTGAACAAGAATGTGGAGGGAGATTTATTGGCTGCAGGTTGGACGTGGGTAGTGGTGATATTCAAGTCAAATGCTTGCTTACCTGGAATTGGCTTGCAAACTTAATTCTCGCCAATACCCATGTGACTCACTCTTTATTTTACATTATTATTCCTATAAAATAAATGTATATGTAAAACTAGCAGCAAACTACAGACCCCAATGAGTTAAAATACATACC
This is a stretch of genomic DNA from Helianthus annuus cultivar XRQ/B chromosome 16, HanXRQr2.0-SUNRISE, whole genome shotgun sequence. It encodes these proteins:
- the LOC110867820 gene encoding zinc transport protein ZntB isoform X1; the protein is MLLKQFNVLNFHSNIIRTIINNYMGREGVDDDPEIRSSRARYSGLVRRKAYEFDGLGDYCDKEWDLMEGDGKKFCWYHVELPKGNQKLSQSAQYLIDVLCPPLKLQDILSLVSNGPYCAHVDGALVFRVNSPAPPSSNFTFRLAARVTQNSVITVSLGRVPRLGFSPVGQSLLSEIPSVESPKFGMDRGGIVIKEHVLDFLLTMNHSEEADNPVPKSVSNLVVHIIDTHVDHLEDVVTKLEIELDSVEVDLDKGGFSLKRQLLDNRRFPKMHLELQRLLQVIAHGEQVFPRVKEKCSVKDWFGNEDINSLEELIGRLRRLKENVGFISNRVTAVQAGLDSWQAEQINRKLYCLSFLSIIFLPLSIITGLFGMNVGGVPWTQQRDPKLKNGFRNVMLVCVGTLILVLLCFLFPFLYGRINGWRKQRALKRNWSINRKSFLKRTIGGGERGGGYLRL
- the LOC110867820 gene encoding zinc transport protein ZntB isoform X2, translating into MGREGVDDDPEIRSSRARYSGLVRRKAYEFDGLGDYCDKEWDLMEGDGKKFCWYHVELPKGNQKLSQSAQYLIDVLCPPLKLQDILSLVSNGPYCAHVDGALVFRVNSPAPPSSNFTFRLAARVTQNSVITVSLGRVPRLGFSPVGQSLLSEIPSVESPKFGMDRGGIVIKEHVLDFLLTMNHSEEADNPVPKSVSNLVVHIIDTHVDHLEDVVTKLEIELDSVEVDLDKGGFSLKRQLLDNRRFPKMHLELQRLLQVIAHGEQVFPRVKEKCSVKDWFGNEDINSLEELIGRLRRLKENVGFISNRVTAVQAGLDSWQAEQINRKLYCLSFLSIIFLPLSIITGLFGMNVGGVPWTQQRDPKLKNGFRNVMLVCVGTLILVLLCFLFPFLYGRINGWRKQRALKRNWSINRKSFLKRTIGGGERGGGYLRL
- the LOC110867828 gene encoding uncharacterized protein LOC110867828, with translation MDNYSYADSGDSSPHSRTDADFDNVCKVKFMCSYGGKIKPRPHDNQLSYVGGETKILAVHRSVTFATLIAKLKALCHTDVSFKYQLPGEDLDALISVTNDDDLAHMMHEHDRLPSPAKLRLFLLPANGQSPALTPVNSFGSTTMDALNSGHLQSKELMLGLEKEMVQIPEQEPDAAAVIDDRIQKHIHDLQKLGIAEPPLYRKPSNENLTAYVPKETAPQISPDQHQQPVYMFQAPPASVYHTPNANGYYYQRMPVPDQPLYNVIPQPQPQTTVPDQPLYNVIPQPQTIAPPQQQFVAQTYTEVVTDSAYGQVAGAGRQIYYTTQAHAPVVAVAQPLQQPYQAMAVTLNPETGAKEFI